Within Sebaldella sp. S0638, the genomic segment TACGTCTGTTAGGCATTTCATAGTCTTCAAAATACCAGTTTGGTGTAAATGGTGCATTCATATTAGGAGTATACTTCGGTGCTCTTACACGCTGCGGCTGATAATAATTTATTCCTATAAAGTCCACTATGTTGTCTTTTATTAATTCCTTTTCTCCTGGCAGAACATCAATCATACAATCATGCTTTTCCAGTATCTCCAGATATTCGTCATCATATTGTCCATTTACACAGGGATCCATAAATATCATATTGAAAAACAGGTCTGCCACCTTTGCAGCATATTTATCAGCACTTCTTGTGCTTCTTGGTATTGGCGGGAGCAAATCCAGCACTATTCCTATTTCTCCGCCAAGTTGTAAACTTCTGTATACTTCACAGGCTCCTGCATGTGCAAGAAGAATATTGTAATTCGCCTGTGCAAAAGACTTTGTACTTAATTCTGTGGGATATATAAAATCATATAAATATGCTCCTTTTGTGTGTGCAACAGGTTCATTAAATGTTATCCATCTCTTTACCCTGTCACCAAAAAGCTCAAAAGCTGTTTTAGCAAACTTTACATATAATTCTGTAACCTTTTTACTCTTAAATCCGCCGTATTTCTGCTCCAGTTCAATGGGAGTATCAAAATGAAACAGGTTCATTACAGGTTCTATCCCGTTTTTTATCATCTCATTGATATAATCATTATAAAATTCCACAGCTTTAGGATCAGGTTCCCCAGTTTCCAGATTCTTTATGAGCCTTGTCCACTGGATAGATGTTCTGAATGACTTTAAGCCTAATTCCGCCATTATTTTTATGTCTTCTTTATATCTGTTATAGCTGTCACATGTTACTTTCGGCCCTACTTTTTGAAAAAAACGTTCTTTATCGTTTTTATACCAGTAATCCCATAAAGATTCATGCGGCTTATCTTTTGAACCCTCGCTCTGAGGTCCGCTTGATGCTGTTCCCCAATCAAAATTCTCCGGAAATTTAAGCTTTTTCATATCTATATCCTCCTAAAATTAAAATCTATGCCTTACATATGTACACTTTACATATTACACAAAAAAAATCTTTATATGACAGATATTTATCCATATTATAAAATTTTATTATTTACAAAAAAAATAAAAATATTTCACAAATAAAATTAAGAGTATTAAAAGTTTTTTCTAAGATTTATAAGCTACACTTAAGATATAAAAGAATATTTTTCTTCATATACCCCCTTGAGACTGTTGAATCAGATTCAACAGTTTTTTTCTAATAAAAAGATGCTTTCACATGTTGTTTCATGTGAAAACATCTTCTTTTTTATTGTCTTAATTCTGCACCAAATTCTTTTTTCACTTTTTCCAGTATTTTTGTTATTACTGAATTTATCTCATTTTCTTCCAGTGTTTTATTTTTCTCTCTTAAAACAATACTTATTGCTATACTTTTCTTTCCTGCTTCTACTCCTGCTCCCTGATATACATCAAATAATTCTACTTTTTCAATAACAGGAGACAGTTTTGATATAGTTTTGATGACATCTCCCACAAGAATGTTTTCTTCCATTACAAGTGCAAGGTCTCTCGGAACAGCCGGGAATTTGTTTATTCCTTTAAAGAATACGTTTTTATCTGTGTATTTTACTAATGTTTCCAGGCTAAACTCTGCTGCAAGAAGTCTTTTTTTCAGATCAAAGTTTTCCATTACATCTGGATGCAATTCTCCAAAAGTTCCTATATAGTCTCTGCCAACATAAATATCAGCTGCTCTTCCCGGATGATAGCTTTCCTTTGTAGATCTTACAAGAGTATATTTTTCAAATCTGATTTTTGAAAAAACTTCATCTACTATCCCTTTCAGGTCGTAATAATCATAAGGCTGAGGTTTTACATTCCAGATATACTTTTCAGGCTCTCCGCCGAGTATAATACCGAATCTCTGTTCTTCTTCTATTTTTCCCTCAATTTTTCTGAATGTTTTTGACATTTCAAAAAATCTGATATCTGTTATGTTTCTATTTATATTATCTTTAGCATTTTTTATAAGGCTGTATAACAAAGTAGGTCTCATAAGAACGAAGTCTTCTGTTATCGGCTTTCTTACCTCTAATATATCATCTTTGCTTACTTCAGTATATCTTATCTTCTCCAGTGCATCACGAGGAATAAAACTGTAGTTTATTACTTCTCTCAGTCCTGTTCCCACAGCGACTGCAACACTTCTTAACAGGTCTATTTCCTTCAGTGTATCTATACGATTAGGATTTATATCCAGTTCAGGCATAACAGATTCTATATTATCAAATCCGTAAATTCTTATTATTTCTTCATAAAAATCCTGTTCTCTCTCAAGATCACCCCTGAAACTCGGAGGTGTAAGAAGTAAAATATCACCTTTATCATCAACAGTAATTTCAAGATTTTCAAAAATCTCTATTATTCTTTCTTTCTCTATTTCTTTCCCTACGAATCTGTGGAATCTCTTAAGATTAAACTCTATTATTGTTTCTTCATATTTTACAGGATAAGCTTCCGAAACTCCGTGAAGAATCTCTCCGCCAGCTGTTTCCTGTATTAATTCCGCCACTCTGTCTATTACTTTTACAGCATCTTCAATATCTATTCCACGCTCGAATCTATACGAAGCATCACTTGACAAAGTCAGCTTTTTAGATGTTTTTCTAATATTGTAAGGATTAAAATGAGCTACTTCTATTAATACATCTTTTGTATCAGCATCTATCTCAGAATTATATCCTCCCATTACCCCTCCAAGGGCAACAGCTTTCTTATCATCTGCTATTACTATATCGTCAGAATCCAGTTCTCTTTCTTTTTCATCAAGTGTAATTACTTTCTCACCTTCTGCTGCTCTTCTGACTATTATTTTCTTACCCTCTATTTTATTAAGGTCGAAAGCATGTATAGGATGTCCCATTTCCATAAGAACAAAGTTAGTAACATCTACTATGTTGTTTATGCTTCTGATTCCTATAGAATTAAGACGTTTTTGCAGCCATTCGGGACTTGCTTTTACTGTTACTCCTTTTACTATTTTTGAAGTATATCTTTTTGAGATAGTTTCGTCAGCTATTTCTATATGTATAAAGTTTTCTGATTTTTCAAAATGTTTTTCATGCATCTTTACTTCAGGCAGCTTTAATTCCTTATTATAGTATACAGATAATTCTCTTGCTATCCCTATATGTGACAGACAGTCAGGTCTGTTCGGAGTGATTTCCAGCTCAAATATTGTATCATCAAGACCGAAATAGTCTTTTATTTCCATTCCTATTTTAGTATCTTCGGGAAGAACTATTATTCCTTCATGATTATCACTAAGTCCCAGTTCTTTTTCCGAACAAAGCATTCCGAAAGACTCTATTCCTCTTATCTTTGACTTTTTTATCTTAAAGTCACCGCCAAGTACGGCACCAATACGTGCAAGCACCACCTTGTCTCCCTGCTTATGATTAGATGCACCGCACACTATCTGAAAAATTTCATTTCCGTCATCCACTTTACACAAAGTAAGATGGTCTGAATCAGGATGCATTCCCTTTTCTACTATCTGTGCAGTTACTATATTTCCAAGGTTCTCACCCTGTATGTCTATTTTTTCTACTTCCTGTCCTATCATAGTAAGTGTATTTTCTAATTCTTCTATTGATATTCCTTCCAGGTCTATATATTGCTTTAACCAGTTTAACGAGATCAGCATTTCTCCTCCTTCTAGGGTATGTAAATTAGCTTTTTTCTTTTTATATTTTATTTAAATTGATCTAAAAATCTCACATCATTTTCATAATATGCTCTAATATCATCTATACCTAATTTTAACATTGCTACTCTTTCCATTCCCATTCCAAATGCGAATCCCTGATATTTTTTAGGGTCTATTCCCACTTCTTTTAAAACATTAGGGTCTACCATTCCGCTTCCGAGAATTTCCAGCCATCCGGTATTTTTACATGATCTGCATCCTTTTCCGTGACATACTCCGCATTCTACGTCCATTTCAGCTGACGGTTCAGTAAACGGAAAAAAGTGAGGTCTGAATCTTACTGCTCTCTCTTCACCGAAAAGTCTCTTTACCACACTTGTAAGAAGTGCCTTAAAATTGGCAAATGAAACATTTTCTCCGATCATAAGTCCTTCCATCTGATGAAACATCGGTGTGTGAGTAATATCATAATCCGATCTGTACACTTTTCCCAGTGAAACCATTCTGAACGGCGGCTTTCTTTCGAGCATGTATCTTATCTGCATTGGCGATGTATGTGTTCTTAAAAGCAAATCGTCTTCTATATAAAAAGAATCCTGTAAATCTCTTGAAGGATGGTCTTTAGGGAAATTCAAAGCATCAAAATTATAATAAGTCTGCTCTATTTCCGGTCCGTCCATTACATCAAATCCCATTTCCAGAAAAATAGCCCTTAATAGTCCCATTGTCTGTGTAATTGGATGAAGTGTCCCTACATTCTGTTTTTTTCCAGGCAGAGTAATATCAAGTACTTCTGTTTTCATCTTCTCTTCTTTTATTCTCGCTTTTAATGCTGCTAGCTTTATGTCAAAGTTTTCCATTATTTTTTCCTTGACTTCATTGGCTGCTTTTCCGAATTCTGCTCTTTTTTCAGCGGCCGTATTACCCATTTCCTTCATAATGGATGTTAGTTCCCCTTTTTTTCCAAGTATAGCTATTCTTAGCTCATCTAAATTTTCCAAACTATTTATCTGATCCAGTTTTTCTGTTACCTGCTCTTTTAGCTTTTCTAATTTTTCTCTCATCTGTCCTCCTGAAAAAATATAACTTTTAAAATCATTATAACACAAAACATAAACAAAAAAAAGCTTATAAAATTAGATTTCCCTAAATCTTACAGAGCTTTTCCGTATTTACACTTTATTTCAAAATAATAAAAAACAGACATACCTTAGCTGACTGACTAAATTAAATTTTAGAATTCAAATACGTTTTTCATAAGAATATCATTTTCTCATATTAAATAATCCAATTCTGAAATTTTTTTAGCCAAAATCTGATAAACAAAAGGTTAGGTCTGTTTTTGAATAAATATTACATATACTTTATAATACTTCATTTCCATCAGCTTCTTTTACTTCAAGTTCTTTTATTTCTTTTACTATTGAGGAATCATTTTTATGTGTTTCCTCTTTTTCCAAAAA encodes:
- a CDS encoding glycoside hydrolase family 1 protein, coding for MKKLKFPENFDWGTASSGPQSEGSKDKPHESLWDYWYKNDKERFFQKVGPKVTCDSYNRYKEDIKIMAELGLKSFRTSIQWTRLIKNLETGEPDPKAVEFYNDYINEMIKNGIEPVMNLFHFDTPIELEQKYGGFKSKKVTELYVKFAKTAFELFGDRVKRWITFNEPVAHTKGAYLYDFIYPTELSTKSFAQANYNILLAHAGACEVYRSLQLGGEIGIVLDLLPPIPRSTRSADKYAAKVADLFFNMIFMDPCVNGQYDDEYLEILEKHDCMIDVLPGEKELIKDNIVDFIGINYYQPQRVRAPKYTPNMNAPFTPNWYFEDYEMPNRRMNVHRGWEIYPKSIYDIAMRVKNEFGNIKWFISENGMGVQNEERFLNKDGMIEDDYRIEFIKEHLEWLHKAMEEGSNCQGYHLWTFVDNWSWTNAYKNRYGYVSLDLKTRNRTIKKSGYWIKKVIEDNGFEPLEDEFE
- the pheT gene encoding phenylalanine--tRNA ligase subunit beta, which codes for MKYKKKKANLHTLEGGEMLISLNWLKQYIDLEGISIEELENTLTMIGQEVEKIDIQGENLGNIVTAQIVEKGMHPDSDHLTLCKVDDGNEIFQIVCGASNHKQGDKVVLARIGAVLGGDFKIKKSKIRGIESFGMLCSEKELGLSDNHEGIIVLPEDTKIGMEIKDYFGLDDTIFELEITPNRPDCLSHIGIARELSVYYNKELKLPEVKMHEKHFEKSENFIHIEIADETISKRYTSKIVKGVTVKASPEWLQKRLNSIGIRSINNIVDVTNFVLMEMGHPIHAFDLNKIEGKKIIVRRAAEGEKVITLDEKERELDSDDIVIADDKKAVALGGVMGGYNSEIDADTKDVLIEVAHFNPYNIRKTSKKLTLSSDASYRFERGIDIEDAVKVIDRVAELIQETAGGEILHGVSEAYPVKYEETIIEFNLKRFHRFVGKEIEKERIIEIFENLEITVDDKGDILLLTPPSFRGDLEREQDFYEEIIRIYGFDNIESVMPELDINPNRIDTLKEIDLLRSVAVAVGTGLREVINYSFIPRDALEKIRYTEVSKDDILEVRKPITEDFVLMRPTLLYSLIKNAKDNINRNITDIRFFEMSKTFRKIEGKIEEEQRFGIILGGEPEKYIWNVKPQPYDYYDLKGIVDEVFSKIRFEKYTLVRSTKESYHPGRAADIYVGRDYIGTFGELHPDVMENFDLKKRLLAAEFSLETLVKYTDKNVFFKGINKFPAVPRDLALVMEENILVGDVIKTISKLSPVIEKVELFDVYQGAGVEAGKKSIAISIVLREKNKTLEENEINSVITKILEKVKKEFGAELRQ
- the pheS gene encoding phenylalanine--tRNA ligase subunit alpha gives rise to the protein MREKLEKLKEQVTEKLDQINSLENLDELRIAILGKKGELTSIMKEMGNTAAEKRAEFGKAANEVKEKIMENFDIKLAALKARIKEEKMKTEVLDITLPGKKQNVGTLHPITQTMGLLRAIFLEMGFDVMDGPEIEQTYYNFDALNFPKDHPSRDLQDSFYIEDDLLLRTHTSPMQIRYMLERKPPFRMVSLGKVYRSDYDITHTPMFHQMEGLMIGENVSFANFKALLTSVVKRLFGEERAVRFRPHFFPFTEPSAEMDVECGVCHGKGCRSCKNTGWLEILGSGMVDPNVLKEVGIDPKKYQGFAFGMGMERVAMLKLGIDDIRAYYENDVRFLDQFK